A region from the Drosophila takahashii strain IR98-3 E-12201 chromosome 2L, DtakHiC1v2, whole genome shotgun sequence genome encodes:
- the LOC138912048 gene encoding PAX-interacting protein 1-like, translated as MDRGESCPLQCTNKKKQRAENSLLALFGFSSEQDDLFRTRNLRSDDNLSLALSSWLRYTLNDMSMRQTYVPTGMAQYQQQQLLQKHQQLQRHQTMSLPQEHPLMAQQQQQLQRQQLLQQQLQQQQRQQQQYYFAQLQPQIGAVYNPRSWLPYHSQQPSNPQGNYQYWYGRPQPVNIPKAAPLHPELIPPSFCQHTNGAYNQPTAASKPESKPAEKARSSAPKDQAQPTISQGRPMAGGRSNFRPQSSTASDSLNRINSLTSFQDESGSQIRDSEEDMIKYRRIAARTLSPEMDEFNRRQKSLKLQKDKQLQEQKINTHRNFPVKSP; from the exons ATGGACAGAGGGGAAAGCTGCCCGTTACAATgcactaacaaaaaaaaacagagagcgGAAAACTCGCTGCTGGCACTTTTCGGCTTCAGCTCCGAGCAGGACGATCTGTTTCGCACCCGGAATCTTcgc TCGGACGATAACTTGAGCTTGGCCTTGTCCAGTTGGCTTCGCTACACCTTGAATGATATGTCCATGCGGCAGACATACGTTCCAACCGGGATGGCTCAataccaacagcagcagctgctgcagaaACACCAGCAACTGCAGAGACACCAGACGATGTCCTTGCCACAGGAGCATCCTTTAATGgcccagcaacagcagcaattgcaacggcagcaacttctacagcagcaactgcagcaacagcaacgtcAACAGCAGCAATATTATTTCGCCCAGTTACAGCCACAGATTGGAGCAGTATATAACCCTCGTTCTTGGCTGCCGTATCACAGTCAACAACCATCGAATCCGCAAGGCAACTACCAATATTGGTATGGCAGGCCACAGCCCGTGAATATCCCAAAAGCTGCGCCTCTACATCCAGAACTGATACCTCCATCGTTTTGTCAACACACAAATGGAGCTTATAACCAG CCCACTGCTGCATCGAAACCTGAGAGTAAGCCCGCAGAAAAGGCAAGAAGTTCCGCCCCCAAGGATCAGGCTCAACCCACCATTTCGCAAGGTCGTCCCATGGCCGGTGGGCGTTCAAACTTTCGCCCACAATCTTCAACAGCCTCTGACAGCCTGAATCGTATCAACAGTCTCACCAGCTTCCAAGATGAAAGCGGATCGCAAATTCGTGACTCTGAGGAAGATATGATCAAGTATCGACGCATTGCTGCAAGAACTTTAAGCCCCGAAATGGATGAATTTAACAGAAGGCAGAAGAGCTTAAAGTTGCAGAAAGATAAACAGCTGCAGGAACAGAAGATcaacactcatagaaattttccggtaaaatcgccctaa